From the Oscillospiraceae bacterium genome, the window GCGTTTAGACGATATTGTTCAGCGGTCAGCCCCCCCTCGGTTACGGTATAATTCCCAAGCAAAATCTGCAGATAACTGAAATGATCTTTTGCGGAAATTAGTAGTTTTAAAGATGCGGCACCGGCGCCGATCGTGAAAAAATCCCTTAACCGATAAGAATAATTCACAAAAAGTTTAGTACCGAAATAAGCGCCGAAAGCCAATACGATTGCCTGAATCACAAAAATGATCAACTGAATTCCGTATGAATTGACATCAAATGCCGCGTTTGTTGTCGCAAGTTGTTTTGCGCCGTAATTTACCGCGTCTGCGATCAGAAAAATGAATAACCCGACAACGAAAATGCGCAGTGTTCCCTGTAATCTGATAAACGAAAACATAGCCAAAAATACGACGCCGAGTAATTCGACGATAACAGCGATAATTAAAGCGATTTCGTGTGAATTCATTTCTTAACCTCCGAAATGTGGAATTCCGCGATTTCTTCAAGCGGTTTACGCTGCTTTGTCCGAAGTGTATCGTTTGCCGCATAACCGATGGCTAACACCACGCGGACGCGCTCGTTTTTAGGTATGTTGAATAGTTCTTTCAGTTTACCCTCGTTGAGCCAACCGAGAATGCAAGTGGAAAGTCCGAGGTCGGTCGCTTCCAGACAGAAATGCGCCACCGAAATTCCGACATCCAGAGGTGCATATTTTTGATCTGTGACTTTACCCCCGAGCCGGGACATCAAATTCGCACCTGTTTCGAGCACAACCGCAAATGCCGGACAGCCGTTTGTAAATTTGTTCATACCCATATCCTGAACGCATTTCGCGACTTTCGGGCTGAGTTCGGGATCGTTTACGACGATGTAGCGCCACGGCTGGGAGTTGCAAGCCGACGGAGCCAACCGTGCGGCTTCGACACAACGGCGCAGCTTTTCGTTTTCAACCGGCGTAACTTTAAAATTACGGCAGCTCTCGCGCTTTTGAATAAGTTCAAAAAATTCCATTATTTTGTCACCTCGCACAGCATGTTTTCGATCTGCCAATTGACCGGTTCGACGCCGTTCTTGGCGAGAAAGTCGTTTGCTTTGGAAAAGTGTCTGCATCCGAAAAAGCCGTTATAAGCCGAAAGCGGGCTCGGATGAACCGTGGCTAACACCAGATGATTGGGACTAGTCAGAAGCGGCTCTTTTGCCCGGGCGTTTGCACCCCATAACAAAAACACAATGGGATTCGGGTTTTCATTGAGAAGCTCTACAATTTTTGTGGTCAGAAACTCCCATCCGGCTCCTTTATGACTGTTCGGCATACCCTCTCGCACCGTGAGTACCGTATTGAGCAGCAGCACGCCTTGTCTCGCCCAGGAGGTCAATTCTCCGTGATTCGGAGAGTCGATTCCGAGGTCGGACTTGATCTCGGCAAAGATATTTTTGAGGGAAGGGGGTGGTTCTATGCCTCTTTTCACCGAAAAGCAAAGTCCATGCGCCTGTCCTGCGCCGTGGTAGGGGTCCTGGCCGAGAATAACGACTTTGACTTTGGAATAAGGTGTATATTTGAGAGCGTTGAAGATATCAAACATGCTCGGGTAGATTTTAAAATGGGAATACTCCGTTTTTAAAAACTGCCGCAGTTTCTGGTAGTAAGGCGCTTCGAATTCCCCGGCAAGCAAGTCATCCCATTCGTTTCCGATACAAACCATCCGCGCACCTCCCGTTCGTTCCAATTATAGCCGTTCGGCCCGAAAGGGTCAATCGAAATTTTATTTTACAGATCGGATTGCGCTTAACCGTCTTGTTATCGCTCCGATTTCATCATCCATGTTAATATCAAAAACTAATCCGTCTGTTAAAGTAATAACAAATTAGTTTTGTAAGCAATGCAAAACGTACAAATTCTTATAATTTATAATAAGTTGACAAATCGATAAAAACAGCATAGAATTACAACTTACATGAAATTATCCGGGACGCTTATAGATATTGATAAATTAAACTATGAAATGGATTTCTTTTTATATCAACACTTTACCAAGAGATGTTATAAAAAGGGGAGGGCTTCACTGTCGGAAAAACCGCATTACAGCAACATCAAAATAAAATGAATCGAGGTATTTCATGCAGGAACAAAAGTATCTGACACTTGTGAAGCAGTACATCAACGATCAAATCGGTAAACTCAGTAGCGAGTTAAGAAGAATGATTGCCGAGCGAAAAGAGAATGTGACTTACATTTGGAACAACCTGCAAAATATTGATGTAAACAAAAACGAGAAGGCGTATTGGGCACAAAAAACGGAACTGGATGATTTCTTCGGAAATACCACCGCAAAAGAAATCAAGCAGTTAAACAGGGCGCTTTTGTCTCCTTTTTTCGGGGAAATGACTCTTATTTTTAAACATGAGGGTTCCCCCGAAACGTATTATATCGGTCTTAGAGAGTTGTACGACGAAAAAAATGGTCTGTCTTTGGTCTTGGATTGGCGCTCGCC encodes:
- a CDS encoding nitroreductase family protein, producing MMEFFELIQKRESCRNFKVTPVENEKLRRCVEAARLAPSACNSQPWRYIVVNDPELSPKVAKCVQDMGMNKFTNGCPAFAVVLETGANLMSRLGGKVTDQKYAPLDVGISVAHFCLEATDLGLSTCILGWLNEGKLKELFNIPKNERVRVVLAIGYAANDTLRTKQRKPLEEIAEFHISEVKK
- a CDS encoding uracil-DNA glycosylase, which encodes MVCIGNEWDDLLAGEFEAPYYQKLRQFLKTEYSHFKIYPSMFDIFNALKYTPYSKVKVVILGQDPYHGAGQAHGLCFSVKRGIEPPPSLKNIFAEIKSDLGIDSPNHGELTSWARQGVLLLNTVLTVREGMPNSHKGAGWEFLTTKIVELLNENPNPIVFLLWGANARAKEPLLTSPNHLVLATVHPSPLSAYNGFFGCRHFSKANDFLAKNGVEPVNWQIENMLCEVTK